A window of the Citrus sinensis cultivar Valencia sweet orange chromosome 9, DVS_A1.0, whole genome shotgun sequence genome harbors these coding sequences:
- the LOC102622529 gene encoding RPM1-interacting protein 4-like isoform X1, giving the protein MAQHVNMPRFGDWETNDDVPYTVVFEKARHKKKDVKRTPSNPQQSPSTFSDNHSPVQATLFQSETNPGAPNGREALRTNHVRSSSREDGYLRTNSDSLQHRDTVNPKVSTDSPLHRHGSIDSVGTPKRATRQNVGSDRRIEHSPLNANHQAKVPAQVSGMPSPAWERKGSTERGNNLASLTPGRSRLRPVTQSAETPDHSAAVPKFGEWDESDPTSADGFTHVFNKVREEKMNGTGNVSAAAFRKPYYKDQKQHENKTSKKCCCFPMPW; this is encoded by the exons ATGGCT CAACATGTAAATATGCCCAGGTTTGGTGACTGGGAGACTAATGATGATGTCCCCTACACGGTAGTTTTTGAGAAGGCAaggcataaaaaaaaagatgtgaAGAGGACTCCAAGTAACCCTCAACAAAGTCCTAGCACATTTTCAGATAATCACTCTCCTGTTCAAGCCACTCTCTTCCAGTCGGAAACCAACCCAGGGGCACCAAATGGTCGAGAGGCATTAAGAACAAACCATGTTCGCAGCAGCAGTCGAGAGGATGGTTACCTAAGAACAAATTCTGATTCTCTCCAGCACCGTGACACTGTAAATCCGAAAGTTTCCACCGACTCACCTCTTCACCGTCATGGTAGCATAGACTCAGTTGGTACTCCTAAAAGGGCCACAAGGCAGAATGTAGGGTCTGATCGCAGAATTGAACACTCACCCTTAAACGCAAATCACCAGGCAAAGGTTCCAGCTCAAGTCAGTGGAATGCCTTCACCTGCATGGGAAAGAAAGGGTTCAACCGAACGTGGCAATAACTTAGCTTCCTTGACTCCTGGAAGATCCCGACTGAGACCAGTTACTCAAAGCGCCGAAACT CCTGATCACAGTGCTGCAGTTCCAAAGTTTGGTGAGTGGGATGAGTCTGACCCTACATCAGCAGATGGATTCACTCATGTTTTCAACAAAgtaagagaagagaagatgaATGGGACAGGAAATGTATCAGCTGCAGCATTCAGAAAACCTTATTACAAAGATCAGAAGCAACATGAAAACAAAACTTCTAAG AAATGTTGCTGCTTTCCAATGCCATGGTGA
- the LOC102622529 gene encoding RPM1-interacting protein 4-like isoform X2, giving the protein MIDFGQLSGFGDWETNDDVPYTVVFEKARHKKKDVKRTPSNPQQSPSTFSDNHSPVQATLFQSETNPGAPNGREALRTNHVRSSSREDGYLRTNSDSLQHRDTVNPKVSTDSPLHRHGSIDSVGTPKRATRQNVGSDRRIEHSPLNANHQAKVPAQVSGMPSPAWERKGSTERGNNLASLTPGRSRLRPVTQSAETPDHSAAVPKFGEWDESDPTSADGFTHVFNKVREEKMNGTGNVSAAAFRKPYYKDQKQHENKTSKKCCCFPMPW; this is encoded by the exons atgattgacTTTGGACAGCTATCTGG GTTTGGTGACTGGGAGACTAATGATGATGTCCCCTACACGGTAGTTTTTGAGAAGGCAaggcataaaaaaaaagatgtgaAGAGGACTCCAAGTAACCCTCAACAAAGTCCTAGCACATTTTCAGATAATCACTCTCCTGTTCAAGCCACTCTCTTCCAGTCGGAAACCAACCCAGGGGCACCAAATGGTCGAGAGGCATTAAGAACAAACCATGTTCGCAGCAGCAGTCGAGAGGATGGTTACCTAAGAACAAATTCTGATTCTCTCCAGCACCGTGACACTGTAAATCCGAAAGTTTCCACCGACTCACCTCTTCACCGTCATGGTAGCATAGACTCAGTTGGTACTCCTAAAAGGGCCACAAGGCAGAATGTAGGGTCTGATCGCAGAATTGAACACTCACCCTTAAACGCAAATCACCAGGCAAAGGTTCCAGCTCAAGTCAGTGGAATGCCTTCACCTGCATGGGAAAGAAAGGGTTCAACCGAACGTGGCAATAACTTAGCTTCCTTGACTCCTGGAAGATCCCGACTGAGACCAGTTACTCAAAGCGCCGAAACT CCTGATCACAGTGCTGCAGTTCCAAAGTTTGGTGAGTGGGATGAGTCTGACCCTACATCAGCAGATGGATTCACTCATGTTTTCAACAAAgtaagagaagagaagatgaATGGGACAGGAAATGTATCAGCTGCAGCATTCAGAAAACCTTATTACAAAGATCAGAAGCAACATGAAAACAAAACTTCTAAG AAATGTTGCTGCTTTCCAATGCCATGGTGA
- the LOC102622529 gene encoding RPM1-interacting protein 4-like isoform X3 — MPRFGDWETNDDVPYTVVFEKARHKKKDVKRTPSNPQQSPSTFSDNHSPVQATLFQSETNPGAPNGREALRTNHVRSSSREDGYLRTNSDSLQHRDTVNPKVSTDSPLHRHGSIDSVGTPKRATRQNVGSDRRIEHSPLNANHQAKVPAQVSGMPSPAWERKGSTERGNNLASLTPGRSRLRPVTQSAETPDHSAAVPKFGEWDESDPTSADGFTHVFNKVREEKMNGTGNVSAAAFRKPYYKDQKQHENKTSKKCCCFPMPW; from the exons ATGCCCAGGTTTGGTGACTGGGAGACTAATGATGATGTCCCCTACACGGTAGTTTTTGAGAAGGCAaggcataaaaaaaaagatgtgaAGAGGACTCCAAGTAACCCTCAACAAAGTCCTAGCACATTTTCAGATAATCACTCTCCTGTTCAAGCCACTCTCTTCCAGTCGGAAACCAACCCAGGGGCACCAAATGGTCGAGAGGCATTAAGAACAAACCATGTTCGCAGCAGCAGTCGAGAGGATGGTTACCTAAGAACAAATTCTGATTCTCTCCAGCACCGTGACACTGTAAATCCGAAAGTTTCCACCGACTCACCTCTTCACCGTCATGGTAGCATAGACTCAGTTGGTACTCCTAAAAGGGCCACAAGGCAGAATGTAGGGTCTGATCGCAGAATTGAACACTCACCCTTAAACGCAAATCACCAGGCAAAGGTTCCAGCTCAAGTCAGTGGAATGCCTTCACCTGCATGGGAAAGAAAGGGTTCAACCGAACGTGGCAATAACTTAGCTTCCTTGACTCCTGGAAGATCCCGACTGAGACCAGTTACTCAAAGCGCCGAAACT CCTGATCACAGTGCTGCAGTTCCAAAGTTTGGTGAGTGGGATGAGTCTGACCCTACATCAGCAGATGGATTCACTCATGTTTTCAACAAAgtaagagaagagaagatgaATGGGACAGGAAATGTATCAGCTGCAGCATTCAGAAAACCTTATTACAAAGATCAGAAGCAACATGAAAACAAAACTTCTAAG AAATGTTGCTGCTTTCCAATGCCATGGTGA
- the LOC102622037 gene encoding beta-galactosidase 9 isoform X2, with amino-acid sequence MHSKKNNRALLQCLALSVYPMMMMMIHLSCVSSSSASTFFKPFNVSYDHRAIIIDGNRRMLISAGIHYPRATPEMWPDLIAKSKEGGADVIETYVFWNAHESIRGQYNFKGKNDIVKFVKLVGSSGLYLQLRIGPYVCAEWNFGGFPVWLRDIPGIEFRTNNAPFKEEMQRFVKKIVDLMREEMLFSWQGGPIIMLQIENEYGNMESSYGQQGKDYVKWAASMALGLGAGVPWVMCKQTDAPENIIDACNGYYCDGYKPNSYNKPTLWTENWDGWYTTWGGRLPHRPVEDLAFAVARFFQRGGSFMNYYMYFGGTNFGRTSGGPFYITSYDYDAPIDEYGLLSEPKWGHLKDLHAAIKLCEPALVAADSAQYIKLGQNQEAHVYRANVLSEGPNSNRYGSQSNCSAFLANIDEHKAASVTFLGQSYTLPPWSVSILPDCRNTVFNTAKVSSQTSIKTVEFSLPLSPNISVPQQSMIESKLSSTSKSWMTVKEPIGVWSENNFTVQGILEHLNVTKDYSDYLWHITKIYVSDDDISFWKTNEVRPTVTIDSMRDVLRVFINGQLTGSVIGHWVKVVQPVEFQSGYNDLILLSQTVGLQVGLKGEFQQIYGIEENEAEWTDLTRDGIPSTFTWYKTYFDAPDGIDPVALDLGSMGKGQAWVNGHHIGRYWTVVAPKGGCQDTCDYRGAYNSDKCTTNCGNPTQTWYHVPRSWLQASNNLLVIFEETGGNPFEISVKLRSTRIVCEQVSESHYPPVRKWSNSYSVDGKLSINKMAPEMHLHCQDGYIISSIEFASYGTPQGRCQKFSRGNCHAPMSLSVVSEACQGKSSCSIGITNAVFGGDPCRGIVKTLAVEARCIPSSSTGFSQI; translated from the exons ATGCATTCCAAAAAGAACAACAGAGCGTTGCTTCAGTGTCTCGCACTCTCGGTTTAtccgatgatgatgatgatgattcaCTTGTCATGcgtatcatcatcatcagcttCAACTTTTTTCAAGCCCTTCAACGTCAGCTACGACCACAGGGCTATCATCATCGACGGCAACCGCCGTATGCTCATCTCTGCTGGAATTCACTACCCTCGTGCCACTCCTGAG ATGTGGCCTGATCTGATTGCAAAGAGTAAGGAAGGTGGAGCAGATGTGATCGAAACTTATGTGTTTTGGAATGCACATGAATCAATCAGAGGACAG TATAACTTCAAGGGGAAAAATGATATCGTTAAATTTGTGAAGTTAGTGGGATCCAGTGGGCTCTATCTCCAACTCCGCATTGGTCCTTATGTGTGCGCTGAGTGGAATTTCGG GGGCTTCCCTGTATGGCTGCGTGACATCCCAGGCATAGAATTTCGAACAAATAATGCACCTTTCAAG GAGGAGATGCAGCGATTTGTCAAAAAGATTGTGGATCTAATGCGAGAGGAAATGTTGTTTTCTTGGCAAGGTGGTCCAATCATCATGTTGCAG ATTGAGAATGAATATGGAAACATGGAAAGCTCATATGGACAGCAAGGAAAGGACTATGTTAAATGGGCTGCTAGTATGGCTCTTGGGCTTGGTGCTGGGGTTCCGTGGGTTATGTGCAAGCAAACTGATGCTCCAGAAAATATT ATAGATGCTTGCAATGGATACTATTGTGATGGTTACAAGCCAAACTCCTACAACAAACCAACTCTGTGGACAGAGAATTGGGATGGATG GTATACGACATGGGGTGGAAGATTGCCTCATAGGCCTGTTGAGGACCTTGCATTTGCAGTTGCGCGATTTTTTCAACGTGGGGGAAGctttatgaattattatatG TATTTTGGTGGAACAAACTTTGGTCGGACTTCAGGGGGCCCGTTCTATATTACTAGTTATGATTATGATGCTCCAATTGATGAATATG GTCTTCTGAGTGAGCCTAAATGGGGTCATTTAAAGGATCTGCATGCTGCTATAAAGCTTTGCGAACCTGCTCTAGTTGCTGCTGACTCAGCTCAGTATATAAAATTGGGACAAAACCAAGAG GCACATGTGTACCGCGCAAATGTTCTTAGTGAAGGCCCAAACTCAAATCGTTATGGAAGTCAAAGTAACTGCTCTGCTTTTCTTGCTAATATTGATGAACATAAAGCAGCTTCTGTGACATTTCTTGGTCAATCATATACTTTACCACCGTGGTCAGTGAGTATACTACCAGATTGCAGGAACACTGTGTTTAACACTGCAAAG GTCAGCTCTCAAACTTCCATCAAAACTGTGGAGTTCTCTTTGCCTCTTTCTCCGAATATTTCTGTGCCCCAACAGTCTATGATTGAGAGTAAACTTTCCTCTACCTCGAAATCCTGGATGACTGTGAAAGAACCTATTGGTGTTTGGAGTGAAAACAACTTTACCGTCCAGGGCATATTGGAGCATTTGAACGTGACAAAAGACTATTCTGATTATCTATGGCATATAACCAA AATATATGTTTCTGATGATGACATCTCGTTTTGGAAGACAAACGAAGTCCGTCCAACAGTTACGATAGATAGCATGCGTGATGTGTTGCGTGTATTCATTAATGGCCAGCTTACAG GCAGTGTGATTGGTCATTGGGTCAAGGTGGTGCAGCCAGTTGAGTTTCAGTCAGGATACAATGATTTAATCTTGTTATCTCAGACTGTTGGTTTGCAG GTTGGTCTTAAGGGTGAGTTCCAGCAGATATACGGTATAGAAGAAAATGAGGCAGAATGGACTGATTTGACACGTGATGGTATTCCATCCACCTTCACCTGGTACAAG ACATATTTTGACGCTCCTGATGGGATAGACCCAGTGGCTCTCGATTTGGGAAGCATGGGAAAGGGCCAGGCTTGGGTCAATGGCCACCATATAGGAAGATACTGGACTGTGGTTGCCCCGAAAGGTGGATGTCAAGATACATGTGATTACCGTGGAGCCTACAATTCCGATAAGTGCACTACAAACTGTGGGAACCCTACTCAAACCTG GTACCATGTGCCACGGTCATGGTTGCAAGCATCAAATAATTTACTCGTCATCTTTGAGGAAACAGGAGGCAATCCGTTTGAGATTTCAGTCAAGTTGCGTTCAACTCGAATTGTCTGTGAACAAGTTTCAGAGTCCCACTACCCACCTGTTAGGAAGTGGTCCAATTCATATTCTGTTGATGGAAAATTGTCGATAAATAAGATGGCACCAGAAATGCATTTGCATTGTCAAGATGGATATATTATCTCTTCCATAGAATTTGCTAGCTATGGTACCCCTCAGGGTCGCTGCCAGAAATTTTCAAGGGGCAACTGCCATGCGCCCATGTCATTATCCGTGGTGTCTGAG GCTTGCCAAGGTAAAAGTAGCTGTTCCATAGGAATTACAAATGCTGTGTTTGGAGGTGACCCATGCCGCGGCATTGTGAAGACATTAGCTGTTGAGGCAAGATGCATCCCCTCATCGAGTACTGGTTTCTCTCAGATTTAA
- the LOC102622037 gene encoding beta-galactosidase 9 isoform X1 encodes MHSKKNNRALLQCLALSVYPMMMMMIHLSCVSSSSASTFFKPFNVSYDHRAIIIDGNRRMLISAGIHYPRATPEMWPDLIAKSKEGGADVIETYVFWNAHESIRGQYNFKGKNDIVKFVKLVGSSGLYLQLRIGPYVCAEWNFGGFPVWLRDIPGIEFRTNNAPFKEEMQRFVKKIVDLMREEMLFSWQGGPIIMLQIENEYGNMESSYGQQGKDYVKWAASMALGLGAGVPWVMCKQTDAPENIIDACNGYYCDGYKPNSYNKPTLWTENWDGWYTTWGGRLPHRPVEDLAFAVARFFQRGGSFMNYYMYFGGTNFGRTSGGPFYITSYDYDAPIDEYGLLSEPKWGHLKDLHAAIKLCEPALVAADSAQYIKLGQNQEAHVYRANVLSEGPNSNRYGSQSNCSAFLANIDEHKAASVTFLGQSYTLPPWSVSILPDCRNTVFNTAKVSSQTSIKTVEFSLPLSPNISVPQQSMIESKLSSTSKSWMTVKEPIGVWSENNFTVQGILEHLNVTKDYSDYLWHITKIYVSDDDISFWKTNEVRPTVTIDSMRDVLRVFINGQLTGSVIGHWVKVVQPVEFQSGYNDLILLSQTVGLQNYGAFLEKDGAGFRGQVKLTGFKNGDIDLSKILWTYQVGLKGEFQQIYGIEENEAEWTDLTRDGIPSTFTWYKTYFDAPDGIDPVALDLGSMGKGQAWVNGHHIGRYWTVVAPKGGCQDTCDYRGAYNSDKCTTNCGNPTQTWYHVPRSWLQASNNLLVIFEETGGNPFEISVKLRSTRIVCEQVSESHYPPVRKWSNSYSVDGKLSINKMAPEMHLHCQDGYIISSIEFASYGTPQGRCQKFSRGNCHAPMSLSVVSEACQGKSSCSIGITNAVFGGDPCRGIVKTLAVEARCIPSSSTGFSQI; translated from the exons ATGCATTCCAAAAAGAACAACAGAGCGTTGCTTCAGTGTCTCGCACTCTCGGTTTAtccgatgatgatgatgatgattcaCTTGTCATGcgtatcatcatcatcagcttCAACTTTTTTCAAGCCCTTCAACGTCAGCTACGACCACAGGGCTATCATCATCGACGGCAACCGCCGTATGCTCATCTCTGCTGGAATTCACTACCCTCGTGCCACTCCTGAG ATGTGGCCTGATCTGATTGCAAAGAGTAAGGAAGGTGGAGCAGATGTGATCGAAACTTATGTGTTTTGGAATGCACATGAATCAATCAGAGGACAG TATAACTTCAAGGGGAAAAATGATATCGTTAAATTTGTGAAGTTAGTGGGATCCAGTGGGCTCTATCTCCAACTCCGCATTGGTCCTTATGTGTGCGCTGAGTGGAATTTCGG GGGCTTCCCTGTATGGCTGCGTGACATCCCAGGCATAGAATTTCGAACAAATAATGCACCTTTCAAG GAGGAGATGCAGCGATTTGTCAAAAAGATTGTGGATCTAATGCGAGAGGAAATGTTGTTTTCTTGGCAAGGTGGTCCAATCATCATGTTGCAG ATTGAGAATGAATATGGAAACATGGAAAGCTCATATGGACAGCAAGGAAAGGACTATGTTAAATGGGCTGCTAGTATGGCTCTTGGGCTTGGTGCTGGGGTTCCGTGGGTTATGTGCAAGCAAACTGATGCTCCAGAAAATATT ATAGATGCTTGCAATGGATACTATTGTGATGGTTACAAGCCAAACTCCTACAACAAACCAACTCTGTGGACAGAGAATTGGGATGGATG GTATACGACATGGGGTGGAAGATTGCCTCATAGGCCTGTTGAGGACCTTGCATTTGCAGTTGCGCGATTTTTTCAACGTGGGGGAAGctttatgaattattatatG TATTTTGGTGGAACAAACTTTGGTCGGACTTCAGGGGGCCCGTTCTATATTACTAGTTATGATTATGATGCTCCAATTGATGAATATG GTCTTCTGAGTGAGCCTAAATGGGGTCATTTAAAGGATCTGCATGCTGCTATAAAGCTTTGCGAACCTGCTCTAGTTGCTGCTGACTCAGCTCAGTATATAAAATTGGGACAAAACCAAGAG GCACATGTGTACCGCGCAAATGTTCTTAGTGAAGGCCCAAACTCAAATCGTTATGGAAGTCAAAGTAACTGCTCTGCTTTTCTTGCTAATATTGATGAACATAAAGCAGCTTCTGTGACATTTCTTGGTCAATCATATACTTTACCACCGTGGTCAGTGAGTATACTACCAGATTGCAGGAACACTGTGTTTAACACTGCAAAG GTCAGCTCTCAAACTTCCATCAAAACTGTGGAGTTCTCTTTGCCTCTTTCTCCGAATATTTCTGTGCCCCAACAGTCTATGATTGAGAGTAAACTTTCCTCTACCTCGAAATCCTGGATGACTGTGAAAGAACCTATTGGTGTTTGGAGTGAAAACAACTTTACCGTCCAGGGCATATTGGAGCATTTGAACGTGACAAAAGACTATTCTGATTATCTATGGCATATAACCAA AATATATGTTTCTGATGATGACATCTCGTTTTGGAAGACAAACGAAGTCCGTCCAACAGTTACGATAGATAGCATGCGTGATGTGTTGCGTGTATTCATTAATGGCCAGCTTACAG GCAGTGTGATTGGTCATTGGGTCAAGGTGGTGCAGCCAGTTGAGTTTCAGTCAGGATACAATGATTTAATCTTGTTATCTCAGACTGTTGGTTTGCAG AATTATGGTGCCTTCCTTGAGAAAGATGGGGCTGGTTTTAGAGGCCAAGTTAAGCTTACTGGATTTAAAAATGGGGATATAGACCTTTCAAAGATATTATGGACATACCAG GTTGGTCTTAAGGGTGAGTTCCAGCAGATATACGGTATAGAAGAAAATGAGGCAGAATGGACTGATTTGACACGTGATGGTATTCCATCCACCTTCACCTGGTACAAG ACATATTTTGACGCTCCTGATGGGATAGACCCAGTGGCTCTCGATTTGGGAAGCATGGGAAAGGGCCAGGCTTGGGTCAATGGCCACCATATAGGAAGATACTGGACTGTGGTTGCCCCGAAAGGTGGATGTCAAGATACATGTGATTACCGTGGAGCCTACAATTCCGATAAGTGCACTACAAACTGTGGGAACCCTACTCAAACCTG GTACCATGTGCCACGGTCATGGTTGCAAGCATCAAATAATTTACTCGTCATCTTTGAGGAAACAGGAGGCAATCCGTTTGAGATTTCAGTCAAGTTGCGTTCAACTCGAATTGTCTGTGAACAAGTTTCAGAGTCCCACTACCCACCTGTTAGGAAGTGGTCCAATTCATATTCTGTTGATGGAAAATTGTCGATAAATAAGATGGCACCAGAAATGCATTTGCATTGTCAAGATGGATATATTATCTCTTCCATAGAATTTGCTAGCTATGGTACCCCTCAGGGTCGCTGCCAGAAATTTTCAAGGGGCAACTGCCATGCGCCCATGTCATTATCCGTGGTGTCTGAG GCTTGCCAAGGTAAAAGTAGCTGTTCCATAGGAATTACAAATGCTGTGTTTGGAGGTGACCCATGCCGCGGCATTGTGAAGACATTAGCTGTTGAGGCAAGATGCATCCCCTCATCGAGTACTGGTTTCTCTCAGATTTAA
- the LOC102621355 gene encoding E3 ubiquitin-protein ligase complex slx8-rfp subunit slx8-like — MSTWELGQCLGRNARDSQRRRILPELDLNYPPTDGNIATNSQEYPFDGHSDSRGDIGDCVEVIDDDLAIINQRIFAEAKNNSRRNHSQVVDQLRHVLTDAGGLLDSLQEVTDLAILYVKQRRNRPDEATPDNCCINVDTSNNNKNDAAPLQLPQDPMAAAPTFSCPICMGPLSEATSTKCGHIFCKDCIKGAIAAQGKCPNCRQKVGKRGIFRVYLPTLS; from the exons ATGAGCACTTGGGAACTCGGACAATGTTTAGGAAGGAATGCGAGAGACAGTCAGAGAAGAAGGATTCTACCAGAATTGGACCTCAACTATCCACCTACAGATGGAAACATTGCTACTAATTCTCAAGAATATCCATTTGATGGGCACAGTGATTCTCGAGGAGATATAGGAGATTGCGTAGAGGTTATTGATGATGATCTAGCTATAATTAACCAAAGGATATTTGCTGAA GCCAAGAACAATTCTCGAAGAAACCATTCTCAGGTTGTTGATCAGTTGAGACATGTGCTTACTGATGCCGGAGGATTATTAGACAGCCTTCAAG AAGTCACAGACCTGGCAATTTTGTATGTCAAGCAGAGAAGGAACAGACCAGATGAAGCAACTCCTGATAATTGTTGCATAAATGTGGACACTAGTAACAATAACAAG AATGATGCCGCGCCTCTACAGTTGCCCCAGGATCCTATGGCTGCAGCTCCTACATTCAGTTGCCCAATCTGCATGGGTCCACTGAGTGAAGCAACATCAACAAAGTGTGGTCACATATTCTGTAAGGACTGCATCAAGGGCGCAATTGCAGCACAAGGAAAATGCCCTAACTGCCGGCAGAAAGTAGGAAAGCGAGGCATTTTCAGGGTCTATCTTCCGACTCTCAGTTGA